From a single Okeanomitos corallinicola TIOX110 genomic region:
- a CDS encoding leucyl aminopeptidase has product MTIRPSDTALLDWSGDTLAIGLFEDAVELTGDLATLNEKSGGIIQEIIAEEEFTGKVNSTVVIRVGASYPVRKVILVGLGKPEALSLESLRRAAATVARSAKKQKTKTLAISLPVYNHEPAATAQAITEGAELALYQDTRFKSEPEDKNPDIETIDLLGLAGQEAAITRAEQIVSGVILARQLVAAPANAVTPITMAETAQAIAKEHGLELQILEQEDCEKLGMGAYLGVAQASDLPPKFIHLIYKPTTTPKRKLAIIGKGLTFDSGGLNIKGAGSGIETMKIDMGGAAATLGAAKAIGQLKPDVEVHFISAVTENMISGKAMHPGDILTASNGKTIEVNNTDAEGRLTLADALVYADKLGLDAMVDLATLTGACVVALGDNIAGLFTPDDDVAAQLQTASENAGEKLWRMPMEEKYFEGMKSGIADMKNTGPRYGGSITASLFLKQFVKDTPWAHLDIAGPVWADKENGYNGAGATGFGVRTLVHWVLS; this is encoded by the coding sequence ATGACAATTCGACCCAGCGACACAGCTTTATTAGATTGGAGTGGTGATACCTTAGCAATTGGTTTATTTGAAGATGCAGTGGAGTTAACAGGCGATTTAGCGACTTTGAATGAGAAAAGTGGCGGAATTATCCAAGAAATCATTGCTGAAGAAGAATTTACAGGTAAAGTGAATAGTACCGTTGTCATTCGGGTCGGTGCTAGTTATCCTGTGCGGAAAGTGATTTTAGTGGGTTTAGGAAAACCAGAGGCACTAAGCTTAGAAAGCTTACGCCGTGCTGCGGCTACAGTGGCGCGAAGTGCGAAAAAGCAAAAAACTAAAACTTTGGCTATTAGCTTACCTGTGTACAATCATGAACCAGCAGCTACAGCCCAAGCGATTACAGAAGGGGCAGAATTAGCACTTTACCAAGATACTCGCTTCAAATCTGAACCAGAAGATAAAAATCCCGATATCGAAACTATAGATTTACTGGGGTTAGCAGGACAAGAAGCAGCTATTACCCGTGCAGAACAAATTGTCTCTGGGGTAATTTTAGCTAGACAGTTAGTAGCAGCCCCAGCTAATGCGGTGACACCAATTACAATGGCAGAAACCGCCCAAGCTATAGCCAAAGAACATGGTTTAGAATTACAAATTCTCGAACAAGAAGATTGCGAAAAATTGGGTATGGGGGCATATTTAGGAGTTGCCCAAGCTTCTGACTTACCACCTAAATTTATTCATCTTATCTACAAACCCACCACTACACCTAAACGAAAATTAGCGATTATTGGTAAGGGTTTAACCTTTGACTCTGGTGGTTTGAATATTAAAGGGGCTGGTAGCGGCATTGAAACCATGAAAATTGACATGGGTGGCGCGGCGGCTACTTTGGGTGCAGCTAAAGCTATTGGGCAGTTAAAACCAGATGTGGAAGTTCACTTTATCTCAGCCGTTACCGAAAACATGATTAGCGGTAAGGCTATGCACCCTGGAGATATCTTAACCGCATCCAATGGCAAAACAATCGAAGTTAACAACACTGATGCTGAAGGGCGTTTAACCTTGGCTGATGCGTTAGTTTATGCGGACAAGTTGGGTTTGGATGCCATGGTTGATTTAGCTACCCTGACTGGTGCTTGTGTTGTGGCTTTGGGTGATAATATTGCTGGTTTATTTACACCAGATGATGATGTAGCTGCCCAATTACAAACTGCTTCAGAAAACGCAGGTGAGAAACTTTGGCGGATGCCGATGGAGGAGAAATATTTTGAGGGGATGAAATCTGGTATTGCGGATATGAAAAATACTGGACCTCGTTATGGTGGTTCTATTACTGCATCTTTGTTTTTGAAACAGTTTGTTAAGGATACTCCCTGGGCGCACCTAGACATTGCCGGGCCTGTTTGGGCGGATAAGGAAAATGGTTACAACGGTGCTGGTGCTACTGGTTTTGGTGTCAGAACTTTGGTTCATTGGGTTTTGAGTTAA
- a CDS encoding GDYXXLXY domain-containing protein: MANNSPDKNKTLTPEKEFSEKLTFRDYLIATEQKANQPLPIWRLIAPLMVQIGLILAVPSQAMYTEMTGKTVILQTIPEYSNNVLQGSSVSFDYNISRTDTLRRLPGWRDWVDQNSIRNGRINQGSTLYLVLQEQRTFNRAVPPAWRPVRVSSDRPIYLPNNQVALKGNYQDGVINYGLENYYVSEEQRQQINNDLSQIQQNRNGRTTPITVKVKVDPQGNAVPTSMWIGDRNYRF; encoded by the coding sequence ATGGCAAATAATTCACCTGACAAAAATAAAACCTTAACTCCAGAAAAAGAATTTTCTGAAAAGTTAACTTTTCGTGATTACTTAATTGCAACTGAACAAAAAGCAAATCAACCTTTACCGATTTGGCGGCTAATCGCTCCTTTGATGGTACAAATAGGGTTAATTTTAGCAGTTCCCAGTCAAGCAATGTATACAGAAATGACAGGTAAAACTGTAATTTTGCAAACTATACCTGAATATTCTAATAATGTTTTGCAAGGTTCTTCTGTATCCTTTGATTATAATATTTCTCGCACAGATACCTTGAGAAGATTACCAGGATGGAGAGATTGGGTAGACCAAAATTCAATTAGAAATGGCAGAATTAATCAGGGTAGTACCTTGTATTTGGTTTTGCAAGAACAACGAACTTTTAATCGTGCTGTTCCTCCTGCTTGGCGGCCTGTACGTGTAAGTAGCGATCGCCCCATTTATTTACCTAATAACCAGGTGGCGTTAAAGGGTAATTATCAAGATGGTGTAATTAATTATGGTCTGGAAAATTATTATGTCTCCGAAGAACAAAGACAGCAAATTAATAATGATTTGTCCCAAATACAGCAAAACCGCAACGGACGCACAACACCAATTACAGTTAAGGTAAAAGTAGATCCTCAAGGTAATGCTGTACCCACAAGTATGTGGATAGGCGATCGCAATTATCGCTTTTAA